The following proteins come from a genomic window of Triticum aestivum cultivar Chinese Spring chromosome 6A, IWGSC CS RefSeq v2.1, whole genome shotgun sequence:
- the LOC123129556 gene encoding vegetative cell wall protein gp1, with the protein MGARAMAEEADGDELRWHFAKPPSSKSACCQPPPSSRAALPPSPPNSAHPKPPPPLGASPLAGAAEPTGLNLYESATCPAQRLHRCGLPSPGAARPGPRGHPTDAVRSSRARASSCSTPSWIGGAPPSPLPSATSGPAAVMLLADVPPSPQARHPSSALVAPLTGAPHRRRKRTDRVDPIWIHTSGHSSMPHRRQATAAAFHGFLLTQEHEEDDDVPPIALGGPRTGQCA; encoded by the exons cCAAACCCCCCTCCTCGAAATCCGCATGCTGCCAGCCTCCTCCCTCCTCGAGGGCCGCGCTGCCGCCTTCCCCTCCAAATTCGGCGcacccgaagccccctccgccacTTGGCGCTTCTCCACTGGCTGGCGCCGCCGAACCCACCGGCCTCAACCTCTATGAGAGCGCCACGTGCCCAGCTCAGCGCCTCCACCGCTGCGGCCTGCCGAGCCCaggcgcggcccgcccaggcccgcgcggcCACCCGACCGACGCTGTTCGTTCCTCGCGAGCCCGCGCCTCCTCCTGCTCGACCCCGAGTTGGATCGGGGGAGCGCCGCCATCACCCCTCCCGTCGGCTACCTCGGGCCCCGCCGCTGTTATGCTCCTCGCCGACGTGCCGCCATCTCCCCAGGCCAG GCATCCGTCGTCCGCCTTGGTCGCCCCACTCACCGGAGCTCCCCACCGGCGCCGGAAACGGACGGATCGAGTGGATCCCATCTGGATCCACACCTCCGGGCACTCCTCCATGCCTCACCGACGtcaagccaccgccgccgccttccaTGGCTTCCTGCTCACCCAGGAGCACGAGGAGGATGATGACGTTCCTCCTATCGCCCTAGGTGGGCCACGCACAGGCCAGTGCGCCTAA